TTGGCCAGCGCCTCGCTGAAACAATCCGTCCGGACGAATGCCGTCCAACTCACGCCCAGTCTTCGCTCCTTCATCAGTTGACAGAAGCGCATCACGTTCCCTTTGAACATGGTGAACGTGTCGTCGTAAAACTGGATTTCGCGAATGCCGTATGCCTTGCGCAGATGGGCGATCTCCTCCACAACCTGCTCGGCGGAGCGCGTCCGCAGCTTGGTCTCGGCGCTATTGCAGAACGTGCACTTTCCCGGACAACCGCGCGTCATGAGCATGTTGATCGCCGGCAGCCGCCGATACGCGCCGATGGAAGGGAAATAGCGCTTCATGGGCACAAGGTGGTAGGCGGGCGTCGGCAGCGAATCGAGGTCTTCGATGACCTTGGCCGGAGGATTGTGCACGGCCCGATGCCCGCGGCGGAAGCTCAATCCCTCGATCTGCTCGATGGGCTCTCCCGCGACGATCCGCGAAAACGTGATTTCTCCGTCACCGCGCACCACGAGATCGATCGCGCTGTTCTTGAGGCACTCGGTGGGCATCGCTTCGGCGTGTACTCCGCCGACCACGACCACGCACTCGGGGTGAACTTCCTTCACCACGCGTGCCAGGCGGTTGGCCGCAATTGCCGTGGCCGTCATCATGCTGATGCCCACGACACGCGGGCGCACGTCAGCCAAGGCGGCACGGAATTCGTCAATGCTCCATCGCTCGATATGTACATCCATGACGCGCACGCGGTGTCCCTCGCGTTCCGCGTACGCCGCGATACTCAACAACCCCAGCGGTGGCATGGCCCCCTTGATGCCGTGCCAGATGTTCTGGTCCTTGCTTATCCAGGGTGGGTTGATTAGCAGGGCATCCAGCGCATCCTCCGTCCGCCCGACGGCACTTCCACCCATCCCGCCTGTCTGTACGTTCTCCACGCGCGCCACTCCTCTTTGGCCTCAATCTGCCGTTATCGTCCCATCGGCAGGCAGGGAAGCGACATTGAGGACCAGGGACCGAAAATGGCTGCGATCGTGACTTGGAGACTGGGAATGAACCCGCGAATCGCCGGCGCGGATCGACGTAACGCCGCCGATGTGACCCACGGTCTCAACGCAGGGGCTTGAGTTCGAGTTCCGCGCGTAGCTGGTTGACCCGAGCCCATAGCTTGGGATCGTCGTGCATGAACTTGACCAGATTCGCGGTCGTCACGCCGACTCTTTCCGCCGCGGTGCTGACCTGCAAACGGCAGGCGACCAGTACATCGAGAATCTCGCTGACCACGAGCGGATACCTTGGATCCCGCTGCCCGATGTGCAGGCGACCGTCCCTGCCCATGGCCGATTCCAATTCCTCGCTCCGAGCATAGCCTTCGGGGGCAATCGTCGAGCGCAGATGAAGAGCAATCGCTTCCCGAAGGCGACGTAGCGCCCGTGTCTTGTTCACATGCTGCGAGCGATCTTCTTCTGCAATGACCGATAATCCCGTCGGCTCGTGTCGCAGCCGCACCGCCGAGCTCGTTTTGTTCTTCTTCTGCCCGCCCGGTCCACTGGACCGATAACAATCGATCGCGCACTGGGCGATCAACGCCGCATCATTGAGTAGAAGAAATGCCCTGGCTGATGGCATGTTCACGGCGCATCTCCACAAGAAAGGAGTGTCCGCTTCAGAGCGCGGAGGCGTGCCTTTCCAGCTAAGCCACAGGCTGATTTCCGCTGATTCCTGTTCCTCTCGGAACCACATGCAACGCACAAGTCGTCCATCGTCCAAGCCGATAACTCGACAGGAGTAACGTCTGTTCCCAGCAACCGGCCTGCTACCGGCACGGGAGATCACCATGAACGGCAAGAACTTTGCACCCTTCTGGACGTTTCTGGCTTTGGCCATCGTAGTCGGCTGCACGCCCGTCCCACCGACGGATGATAACGCCGCGCAAACCGCCAGCGAAACGTTCACCTCCGTAGACAGCTATTTCACCGACGCCCCCCAATCCCCCGGTGGCACGGGCGGCGTGGGCATGCCCGACGATGACTTCATGGTCAACGACGGGGAATCGGTAGCCGAGGAAACGCGCAGTTTCTTCCAGGCATACCAGATTGACCCCCTTGCGGAAGACACCGCCGGTCCCAAGTTCGTTGTCGCCGCGGACGTCGACAAGGACGGCTTGCTCGACCTGATGAGCGCGTGGAACGAGTCCCAGCCCGTGCAGTTGCATCTTCAGCGCCGCGACGCGGAGGGCAATATTTCTTTCCGTACCATCACGCTTGGCGGTACGAACCCCTTGGCGATCATGGCCGGCGTGGAATTCGGCCAACTCAACGACGACAACGGCGACGGCCGCATCACCTACGGCGATCCGGGTTGCTACCTCAATGACGACAAC
The window above is part of the Phycisphaerae bacterium genome. Proteins encoded here:
- a CDS encoding cobalamin-dependent protein (Presence of a B(12) (cobalamin)-binding domain implies dependence on cobalamin itself, in one of its several forms, or in some unusual lineages, dependence on a cobalamin-like analog.) → MENVQTGGMGGSAVGRTEDALDALLINPPWISKDQNIWHGIKGAMPPLGLLSIAAYAEREGHRVRVMDVHIERWSIDEFRAALADVRPRVVGISMMTATAIAANRLARVVKEVHPECVVVVGGVHAEAMPTECLKNSAIDLVVRGDGEITFSRIVAGEPIEQIEGLSFRRGHRAVHNPPAKVIEDLDSLPTPAYHLVPMKRYFPSIGAYRRLPAINMLMTRGCPGKCTFCNSAETKLRTRSAEQVVEEIAHLRKAYGIREIQFYDDTFTMFKGNVMRFCQLMKERRLGVSWTAFVRTDCFSEALAKAMREGGCHQVMFGVESGDDEILRNIRKPIDRERTEWAVKVAQRAGLEVRATFMFGNPGETVASMQRTIDYAMKLDPDLALFNITTPYPGTQMFHWAKQHGYLNTEDWGDYELSGAIMTLPTVSNEDIQRMYADAHRRFYSRPIMFWRRLMRIRSISHVIDNVHGFCYIVLRRNASRRGLHRREWIANVKEDFWNVPLDDPVLGARLILTHEVSKLSIPVPPRDAEAVATRSLPVVRDVQPDASDGESNTGAMMKTSS
- a CDS encoding peptide chain release factor-like protein — its product is MAKARNVQKGAKFLPFMVISRAGSRPVAGNRRYSCRVIGLDDGRLVRCMWFREEQESAEISLWLSWKGTPPRSEADTPFLWRCAVNMPSARAFLLLNDAALIAQCAIDCYRSSGPGGQKKNKTSSAVRLRHEPTGLSVIAEEDRSQHVNKTRALRRLREAIALHLRSTIAPEGYARSEELESAMGRDGRLHIGQRDPRYPLVVSEILDVLVACRLQVSTAAERVGVTTANLVKFMHDDPKLWARVNQLRAELELKPLR